The following proteins are encoded in a genomic region of Brachypodium distachyon strain Bd21 chromosome 1, Brachypodium_distachyon_v3.0, whole genome shotgun sequence:
- the LOC100823331 gene encoding uncharacterized protein LOC100823331, translated as MEVITRRPASPPSLPRRGEFRFDDSVYATAPCSPHRRLPSLTAPPSPDPFDLLPPPSDTPRHTGANPFDLFQHFTSAPASPRRAAAIYAHFADANRDDGAHEDDKDDDEEEFQQRSSYSTAASAVPFDWEETPGTPKAGIGMGGAPAWDDADAEDTGDFEFGTVVDKAAPAESTLTTADELFEKGRIRPLKPLMKTPSDMSDKGSSSGKMMRPLKPPPGLLDGGGPSVGSSPRSPMAVLRSPRRRSRVGSGTDFDPFAAALLEASKAAPVPSLSPLGTTKEANGMVKPKTMTASKSAGWRRWRLSDLLLFRSSSEGGRINRDSVFRCSPAKANGKVGSVDDKPKMKQGGAAVADGVVGCARLSPLQRLARGLGGHSWHHGRGMAATGTKG; from the coding sequence atgGAGGTCATCACACGTCGTCCTGCCTCGCCGCCTTCGCTGCCGCGGCGGGGTGAGTTCCGGTTCGACGACAGCGTGTACGCCACGGCGCCGTGCAGCCCGCACCGCCGGCTCCCGTCCCtgacggcgccgccgtcgccggaccCTTTCgacctcctgccgccgccttcggACACGccgcgccacacgggcgccaACCCCTTCGACCTCTTCCAGCACTTCACCAGCGCCCCCGCCAGCCCcaggcgcgccgccgccatctacGCGCACTTCGCCGATGCCAACCGCGACGACGGCGCCCATGAGGACGACAAAGACGACGATGAAGAGGAGTTCCAGCAGCGCTCTTCGTACTCCACGGCCGCCTCGGCCGTGCCGTTCGACTGGGAGGAGACGCCGGGGACGCCGAAAGCCGGGATCGGCATGGGCGGAGCCCCGGCGTGggacgacgccgacgccgaagACACGGGAGACTTCGAATTCGGGACGGTCGTCGACAAGGCCGCGCCGGCCGAGAGCACTCTCACCACGGCCGACGAGCTCTTCGAGAAGGGCAGAATCCGGCCCCTGAAGCCCCTGATGAAGACGCCCTCGGACATGTCTGAcaagggcagcagcagcggcaagaTGATGAGGCCGCTGAAGCCGCCGCCTGGGctgctcgacggcggcgggccgaGCGTCGGGTCCTCGCCCCGGTCGCCCATGGCGGTGCTGAGGTCTCCCCGTAGACGGAGCAGGGTCGGCTCCGGCACCGACTTCGACCCCTTCGCGGCCGCGCTCCTCGAGGCGTCCaaggcggcgccggtgcctTCGCTGTCCCCGCTCGGTACCACGAAAGAGGCAAACGGCATGGTGAAACCCAAGACGATGACGGCGTCCAAGAGTGCCgggtggaggaggtggaggctcAGCGACCTGCTTCTCTTCCGGAGCTCGTCGGAAGGCGGCCGCATCAACAGAGACTCCGTCTTCAGGTGCTCCCCGGCCAAGGCCAACGGCAAAGTGGGATCAGTGGACGACAAGCCCAAGATGAAGCAGGGCGGCGCCGCGGTGGCGGACGGCGTCGTCGGGTGCGCCAGGCTCAGCCCGCTGCAGCGGCTGGCCAGAGGGCTCGGCGGGCACTCGTGGCACCACGGGCGCGGCATGGCGGCCACGGGGACCAAAGGGTAG
- the LOC100823446 gene encoding zinc finger protein ZOP1 yields MTEYWVSQGNKWCDLCKIFISNNPFSIRTHELGKRHKDNVTQRLSTMQKDGAAKEKEQQQAARALQLIEAKAKKSYQKDLENNQRNTDGDTSAAPGEGWVLDSASGYHYDKSTGLYYDSNSGFYYSDGLGKWVTQEEAYKSVETSKTDVGQSSTSQPKAPVGGGAVPSIKGGPAPGVVVTKPLNPMRPIKGATSSIAANKRKREDKKPKVVSKEEEAALRAREAARKRVEDREKPLMGLYKTY; encoded by the exons ATGACGGAG TATTGGGTGAGCCAAGGAAACAAATGGTGTGACCTATGCAAAATTTTCATATCGAACAATCCGTTCAGCATCAGAACCCATGAACTCGGTAAACGCCATAAGGACAATGTCACCCAAAGATTGTCTACGATGCAAAAGGATGGTGCTGCTAAGGaaaaggagcagcagcaagcagctCGAGCTCTCCAGTTGATAGAAGCT AAAGCTAAAAAGAGTTACCAAAAAGATTTAGAGAATAACCAGAGAAACACTGATGGTGACACTTCTGCAGCACCTGGAGAAG GATGGGTATTAGATTCAGCTTCAGGATATCATTATGACAAATCTACTGGGCTTTACTATGACTCAAACTCGGGTTTCTATTATTCTGATGGTTTAG GCAAATGGGTTACCCAGGAAGAGGCATACAAGTCCGTGGAAACTTCGAAAACTGATGTTGGGCAATCCTCAACTTCCCAACCAAAAGCACCTGTTGGTGGTGGGGCTGTGCCCAGTATTAAGGGAGGGCCAGCTCCAGGCGTGGTTGTGACAAAACCATTGAACCCGATGAGACCTATTAAGGGTGCCACGTCTTCTATTGCTGCTAACAAGAGAAAACGAGAGGACAAGAAGCCCAAGGTGGTTtcaaaggaggaggaggcagcccTCAGAGCGCGGGAGGCAGCAAGGAAACGAGTGGAAGACAGGGAGAAGCCTCTGATGGGGCTATACAAAACGTACTAA